Proteins encoded within one genomic window of Mycobacteriales bacterium:
- a CDS encoding enoyl-CoA hydratase-related protein: MAEFVTLTVDGGVGTIRLDRPKMNALNTQVQEEIREAAREATERDDVRAVVVWGGPKVFAAGADIKEMAERSYPQMVDRSAALTSAFTSVARIPKPVVAAINGYALGGGCELALCADRRIAAQDATLGQPEILLGIIPGAGGTQRLPRLIGAAKAKDIIFTGRFVKADEALAIGLVDEVVPAEQVYDAALKWATQFTGAAALALRAAKEAIDYGGELDLNTGLEIERQQFAALFATEDRTIGMTSFVENGPGKAQFVGR; encoded by the coding sequence ATGGCTGAGTTCGTCACCCTGACCGTCGACGGCGGCGTCGGCACCATCCGGCTCGACCGCCCGAAGATGAACGCCCTCAACACCCAGGTGCAGGAGGAGATCCGGGAAGCGGCACGAGAGGCCACCGAACGCGACGACGTGCGCGCCGTCGTGGTGTGGGGCGGCCCGAAGGTCTTTGCCGCGGGCGCGGACATCAAGGAGATGGCCGAGCGCTCCTACCCGCAGATGGTCGATCGCAGCGCCGCGCTGACATCGGCGTTCACCAGCGTCGCCCGGATCCCGAAGCCCGTGGTGGCGGCGATCAACGGGTACGCGCTCGGCGGCGGCTGCGAGCTGGCGCTGTGCGCCGATCGCCGCATCGCCGCGCAGGACGCGACGCTCGGCCAGCCGGAGATCTTGCTCGGCATCATTCCCGGCGCCGGCGGCACGCAGCGCCTGCCGCGGCTCATCGGAGCGGCAAAGGCGAAGGACATCATCTTCACCGGCCGCTTCGTCAAGGCCGACGAAGCACTCGCCATCGGGCTCGTCGACGAGGTCGTGCCGGCCGAGCAGGTGTACGACGCGGCGCTGAAGTGGGCCACTCAGTTCACCGGCGCCGCCGCGCTCGCGCTGCGCGCGGCGAAGGAGGCGATCGACTACGGCGGGGAGCTCGACCTCAATACCGGCCTGGAGATCGAGCGTCAGCAGTTCGCAGCGTTGTTCGCGACCGAGGATCGCACGATCGGCATGACGTCGTTTGTCGAGAACGGACCCGGCAAGGCGCAGTTCGTCGGCCGTTAG
- a CDS encoding class I SAM-dependent methyltransferase: MAPMGLDWGTGRYEVIAEALEPVAELVAERVGVIRGERVLDLGCGTGNAALALARTGADVVAVDPAARLVEVTRARSAAAGLDVEVCQGEAAAIPLPDDSVAAIVSVFAVIFAPDPEAALREMVRVLEPGGRIVLTAWIPGYGVGCAYGAVAAYLAELGAVAPPPFAWHDRSALASLAAPLGLEVSMDELSLVMRAESPQAHVDRDAESHPTWLDTVARLDELGGSAAEMRARAVAALREVNEDPDGFRATSRYVIATLSSS, translated from the coding sequence ATGGCACCCATGGGACTCGACTGGGGAACGGGCCGCTACGAGGTGATCGCCGAGGCGCTGGAGCCGGTAGCCGAGCTCGTGGCGGAGCGGGTAGGCGTGATTCGCGGTGAACGCGTGCTCGATCTCGGCTGCGGCACCGGCAACGCGGCGTTGGCGCTGGCCCGCACCGGAGCCGACGTCGTCGCGGTTGACCCGGCGGCGCGGCTCGTGGAGGTGACGCGCGCACGCAGCGCCGCCGCCGGGCTCGACGTCGAGGTGTGTCAGGGCGAAGCCGCCGCGATCCCGCTTCCAGACGACTCGGTCGCGGCGATCGTGTCGGTCTTCGCGGTGATCTTCGCGCCGGACCCCGAGGCCGCGCTCCGAGAGATGGTGCGGGTGCTCGAACCTGGCGGACGCATCGTGCTGACGGCTTGGATTCCCGGGTACGGCGTCGGATGCGCGTACGGCGCGGTCGCGGCCTACCTTGCCGAGCTCGGTGCTGTCGCGCCACCGCCGTTCGCGTGGCACGACCGCTCCGCGCTCGCGTCGCTGGCCGCGCCGCTGGGGCTGGAGGTCTCCATGGACGAGCTGTCGCTGGTGATGCGCGCCGAATCGCCGCAGGCGCACGTCGACCGCGACGCCGAGAGCCACCCGACCTGGCTCGACACCGTGGCGAGGCTCGACGAGCTCGGCGGCAGCGCGGCCGAGATGCGCGCCCGCGCGGTGGCGGCGCTGCGCGAGGTCAACGAGGATCCGGACGGGTTTCGCGCGACGAGCCGTTACGTCATCGCGACGCTGTCCTCGTCGTAG
- a CDS encoding tetratricopeptide repeat protein: protein MRPNDIRLPGAVDLSALKRPPASPSPGAGTGPAGDAGGDSAASAAIPGLVFDVTEDRFESDVVNLSMQVPVVLDFWAEWCGPCKQLSPVLERLVVADNGKWVLAKVDVDAQQRLGAAFQIQSIPTVIAVIAGQPVPLFQGALPEADVRKVLDEVLRVAAANGVTGSVDPAGGGAAPEPPAPDPEYAEAQAALDRNDLDGALAAYRALLERRPGDPELTLTIARCELLARTRGVDRQAVEQAAAARPDDVAAQAALADIEMVLDQADAAIGRLVGLVSRTAGEDRNRAREHLVSLFAVLSPDDPRLAAGRRALANALY, encoded by the coding sequence ATGAGGCCGAACGACATCAGGCTGCCCGGTGCGGTCGACCTGTCGGCGCTGAAACGGCCGCCGGCGTCACCCAGCCCCGGCGCCGGCACCGGTCCCGCCGGCGACGCGGGCGGCGACTCCGCCGCCTCAGCCGCTATTCCCGGCCTGGTGTTCGACGTCACGGAGGACCGCTTCGAGTCCGACGTCGTCAACCTGTCCATGCAGGTGCCGGTTGTCCTCGACTTCTGGGCCGAGTGGTGCGGGCCGTGCAAGCAGCTGTCCCCGGTGCTCGAGCGGCTGGTCGTCGCTGACAACGGCAAGTGGGTCCTTGCCAAGGTCGACGTCGACGCGCAGCAGCGGCTCGGCGCCGCCTTCCAGATCCAGAGCATTCCCACCGTCATCGCGGTCATCGCCGGCCAGCCGGTGCCGTTGTTCCAGGGCGCGCTGCCCGAGGCCGACGTCCGCAAGGTCCTCGACGAGGTGCTGCGGGTCGCCGCCGCCAACGGCGTCACCGGCTCGGTCGATCCGGCCGGTGGCGGGGCCGCGCCGGAGCCGCCCGCACCCGATCCCGAGTACGCCGAGGCGCAGGCGGCCCTCGACCGCAACGACCTCGACGGGGCGCTCGCGGCCTACCGGGCGTTGCTCGAACGGCGACCGGGCGATCCGGAGCTGACCCTCACCATTGCGCGTTGCGAGCTGCTGGCGCGCACCCGCGGGGTCGACCGGCAGGCGGTCGAGCAGGCGGCCGCCGCACGCCCGGACGACGTTGCGGCGCAGGCCGCGCTCGCCGACATCGAGATGGTCCTCGACCAGGCCGACGCCGCGATCGGTCGTCTCGTCGGGCTCGTCTCACGCACCGCCGGGGAGGACCGCAATCGGGCGCGCGAGCATCTGGTGTCGTTGTTCGCCGTGCTGAGTCCGGACGACCCGCGGCTGGCCGCCGGTCGGCGCGCGCTCGCGAACGCGCTCTACTGA
- a CDS encoding methylmalonyl-CoA mutase family protein: MTPEEIAAGRARWQARFEASKVRDADFTTLSGVEVAPVYGPPEGTADPRFERIGWPGEYPFTRGLYATGYRGKAWTIRQFAGFGNAEQTNERYKMILDAGGNGLSVAFDMPTLMGRDSDDPRSLGEVGHCGVAIDSAADMDVLFAGIPLGDVTTSMTISGPAVPIFCMYLVAAERQGVDIATLDGTLQTDIFKEYIAQKEWLYPPEPHLRLIGDLMEYCACEIPRYKPLSVSGYHIREAGTTAAQELAYTLADGFGYVELGLSRGLDVNVFAPGLSFFFDAHIDFFEEIAKFRAARRIWARWLRDVYGATDERAQWMRFHTQTAGVSLTAQQPDNNIVRTAIEALAAVLGGTNSLHTNALDEVLALPSEKAAEIALRTQQVLMEETGVMNVADPLGGSWYVEALTDEIEAEAEAIFERIRNMGSDGSMTSGILRGIEDGWFMAETADSAFIYQTKLEKEEKKVVGVNIYADTVATDLEILRVSHQVELDQVAELERRKAGRDNAAIEASLARLTEASRGETNLVPLILDACRLEATLGEVCGAMREVFGEYREPARF, translated from the coding sequence ATGACGCCCGAGGAGATTGCAGCGGGTCGCGCCCGCTGGCAGGCGCGGTTCGAGGCGTCGAAGGTGCGCGACGCCGACTTCACGACGCTTTCCGGCGTCGAGGTGGCGCCGGTCTACGGGCCGCCGGAGGGTACGGCGGACCCGCGCTTCGAGCGCATCGGCTGGCCCGGCGAATACCCGTTCACCAGGGGTCTGTACGCCACTGGCTACCGCGGCAAGGCCTGGACGATCCGCCAGTTCGCCGGCTTCGGCAACGCCGAGCAGACCAACGAGCGCTACAAGATGATCCTCGACGCCGGCGGCAACGGTCTGTCCGTCGCGTTCGACATGCCGACGCTGATGGGCCGCGACTCCGACGACCCCCGTTCGCTCGGCGAGGTCGGCCACTGCGGCGTCGCCATCGACTCGGCGGCCGACATGGACGTGCTCTTCGCCGGGATCCCGCTCGGTGACGTGACGACGTCGATGACGATCTCCGGCCCGGCCGTTCCCATCTTCTGCATGTATCTCGTGGCGGCCGAGCGCCAGGGCGTGGATATCGCCACCCTCGACGGCACGCTTCAGACCGACATCTTCAAGGAGTACATCGCCCAGAAGGAGTGGCTCTACCCGCCCGAGCCGCACCTTCGGCTCATCGGCGACCTGATGGAGTACTGCGCCTGCGAGATCCCGCGTTACAAGCCGCTGTCCGTGTCCGGCTACCACATCCGCGAGGCGGGGACGACCGCCGCGCAAGAGCTCGCCTACACCCTGGCCGACGGCTTCGGCTACGTCGAGCTCGGCCTGTCGCGCGGGTTGGACGTCAACGTGTTCGCGCCAGGTCTGTCGTTCTTCTTCGACGCCCACATCGACTTCTTCGAGGAGATCGCGAAGTTCCGGGCGGCTCGCCGGATCTGGGCGCGCTGGCTGCGCGACGTGTACGGCGCGACCGACGAGCGCGCGCAGTGGATGCGGTTCCACACCCAGACGGCGGGTGTCTCGCTCACCGCGCAGCAGCCTGACAACAACATCGTGCGCACCGCGATCGAGGCGCTTGCGGCGGTCCTCGGCGGCACGAACTCGCTGCACACCAACGCCCTCGACGAGGTGCTCGCGCTGCCGAGTGAGAAGGCGGCCGAGATCGCGCTTCGCACCCAGCAGGTGCTGATGGAGGAGACCGGCGTCATGAACGTCGCGGACCCGCTCGGCGGCTCGTGGTACGTCGAGGCGCTCACCGACGAGATCGAAGCCGAGGCCGAGGCGATCTTCGAGCGCATTCGCAACATGGGCTCGGACGGCTCGATGACCTCGGGCATCCTGCGCGGCATCGAAGACGGCTGGTTCATGGCAGAGACGGCCGACTCCGCCTTCATCTACCAGACGAAGCTGGAGAAGGAGGAGAAGAAGGTGGTCGGCGTCAACATCTACGCCGACACCGTGGCGACGGACCTCGAGATCCTGCGGGTGTCCCATCAGGTCGAGCTCGACCAGGTGGCCGAGCTGGAGCGTCGCAAGGCAGGTCGCGACAACGCGGCGATCGAGGCCTCGCTCGCCCGGCTGACCGAGGCCTCGCGCGGCGAGACCAACCTGGTGCCGCTGATCCTCGACGCCTGCCGGCTCGAGGCCACGCTCGGCGAGGTCTGCGGCGCCATGCGAGAGGTCTTCGGCGAGTACCGGGAGCCGGCCCGGTTCTGA
- a CDS encoding MarR family transcriptional regulator: MSREPLDLPFDPIARAGAIWETKFGPAAAMRVATSVMRAQQLLLSRFDEILKPHDLTFARYEALVLLHFSRAGELPLSVIGQRLMVHPTSVTNIVDRLVAQGFVERRPNPRDGRGVLARLTAPGRRTVKRATTDLMADGFGLAMYDEADLGTLFDQLRRLRVAAGDFQNPA; this comes from the coding sequence GTGTCGCGCGAACCGCTGGACCTCCCGTTCGACCCGATCGCGCGGGCGGGCGCGATCTGGGAGACCAAGTTCGGGCCGGCGGCCGCGATGCGAGTCGCCACCTCGGTCATGCGCGCGCAGCAGCTGCTGCTCAGCCGCTTCGACGAGATCCTCAAGCCGCACGACCTGACGTTCGCCCGCTACGAGGCGTTGGTCCTGCTGCACTTCAGCCGCGCCGGCGAGCTGCCGCTGTCGGTGATCGGGCAGCGCCTCATGGTGCACCCGACAAGCGTCACCAACATCGTCGACCGGCTCGTGGCGCAGGGCTTCGTCGAGCGCCGGCCCAACCCACGTGACGGCCGTGGCGTGCTCGCCCGGCTGACCGCGCCCGGGCGCCGTACGGTCAAGCGGGCCACGACCGACCTCATGGCCGACGGGTTCGGCCTGGCCATGTACGACGAAGCCGACCTCGGCACCCTCTTCGACCAGCTCCGCCGCCTTCGCGTGGCCGCCGGAGACTTCCAAAACCCCGCGTGA
- the meaB gene encoding methylmalonyl Co-A mutase-associated GTPase MeaB, whose product MSVDVDGLVARAREGDHRSVARLITLVENAAPELREVMAALVPSSGNARLLGITGSPGVGKSTTTSELLAAYRRRGERVGVLAIDPTSPFSGGALLGDRVRMQDHATDAGVYIRSMGTRGHLGGLSWATPQAVRVLDAVGCDVVIVETVGVGQAEVDIAALADTTVVMLAPGLGDGIQAAKAGILEIADVLVVNKADRDGATQTVRDLKAMLALAGTPAPGDWRPPVLSTVSVKSENIDQLVEELDRHRDWLGASGQLEVRRQRRVVEEIEGLAVAAMRNRIAELRGGALVTDLAAEVLRGTTDPYAAADRLVAAVDR is encoded by the coding sequence ATGAGCGTTGACGTCGACGGCCTGGTCGCCCGGGCGCGCGAGGGCGACCATCGCAGCGTTGCTCGGCTGATCACGCTCGTCGAGAACGCCGCCCCGGAGCTTCGCGAGGTGATGGCCGCCCTCGTCCCCTCGTCCGGCAACGCCCGGCTGCTCGGCATCACCGGCTCGCCGGGCGTGGGCAAGTCGACGACGACCTCCGAGCTGCTGGCGGCGTACCGCCGGCGCGGCGAGCGTGTCGGCGTCCTCGCGATCGACCCGACCTCGCCGTTCTCCGGCGGCGCGTTGCTCGGTGACCGGGTCCGGATGCAGGACCACGCCACGGACGCCGGCGTGTACATCCGCTCCATGGGCACCCGCGGCCACCTCGGCGGGTTGTCGTGGGCCACGCCGCAGGCGGTGCGCGTCCTCGACGCGGTCGGGTGCGACGTCGTCATCGTGGAGACGGTCGGGGTCGGCCAGGCCGAGGTCGACATCGCCGCGCTCGCCGACACCACCGTGGTGATGCTCGCCCCGGGCCTCGGCGACGGCATTCAGGCGGCGAAGGCCGGCATCCTCGAGATCGCCGACGTACTCGTCGTGAACAAGGCCGACCGCGACGGCGCGACGCAGACGGTTCGTGACCTCAAGGCGATGCTGGCGCTCGCCGGTACGCCGGCACCCGGTGACTGGCGCCCGCCGGTGCTGAGCACCGTCTCGGTCAAGTCGGAGAACATCGACCAGCTCGTCGAGGAGCTCGACCGTCACCGCGACTGGCTCGGCGCGTCTGGGCAGCTCGAGGTACGCCGGCAGCGGCGGGTCGTCGAGGAGATCGAAGGCCTCGCGGTCGCCGCGATGCGCAACCGCATCGCAGAGCTACGGGGTGGCGCCCTGGTGACCGACCTCGCGGCAGAGGTGCTGCGAGGGACCACTGACCCGTACGCCGCGGCTGACCGGCTCGTCGCGGCGGTCGACCGCTAG
- a CDS encoding acetyl-CoA C-acetyltransferase, which translates to MPGSVIVSGARTPIGKLLGSLADFSGADLGGIAIEAALARAGVPGDVVDYVVMGQVLQAGAGQITARQAAVKGGIPMTVPSLTINKVCLSGLDAIALADQLISAGEYDVVVAGGMESMTNAPHLLPNSRKGFKYGDTAMVDSMAYDGLFCAFDQCAMGESTEAHNAKLGIGRAEQDEFAARSHELAAAAQKNGLFDDEIVPVMIPQRRGEPVAFTADEGVRAETTVEGLAQLKPAFAKDGTITAGSASQISDGACAVVVMSREAAERHGATVLAEIGYHGVVAGPDASLQAQPANAINKALGRAGLGVADLDLVEINEAFAAVGVHSAKLLDVAWDKVNVNGGAIALGHPIGASGARLALTMALELRRRGGGLGAAALCGGGGQGDALLLRVLA; encoded by the coding sequence ATGCCAGGTTCGGTAATCGTGTCGGGCGCTCGTACGCCCATCGGCAAGCTGCTCGGCTCGCTCGCGGACTTCTCGGGCGCAGACCTCGGCGGCATCGCGATCGAGGCTGCGCTGGCTCGCGCGGGCGTACCCGGCGACGTTGTCGACTACGTGGTCATGGGCCAGGTGCTGCAGGCCGGCGCCGGCCAGATCACCGCGCGGCAGGCCGCGGTCAAGGGTGGCATCCCGATGACCGTGCCGTCACTGACGATCAACAAGGTGTGCCTGTCGGGTCTCGACGCCATCGCCCTCGCCGACCAGCTGATCTCGGCAGGGGAGTACGACGTGGTGGTGGCCGGCGGCATGGAGTCGATGACCAACGCGCCGCACCTGCTCCCGAACTCCCGCAAGGGGTTCAAGTACGGCGACACCGCGATGGTCGACTCGATGGCCTACGACGGCCTGTTCTGCGCGTTCGACCAGTGCGCGATGGGCGAGTCGACCGAGGCGCACAACGCGAAGCTCGGCATCGGCCGGGCCGAGCAGGACGAGTTCGCGGCGCGGTCGCACGAGCTGGCCGCCGCGGCGCAGAAGAACGGGCTGTTCGACGACGAGATCGTGCCGGTGATGATTCCGCAGCGCCGCGGCGAGCCGGTCGCGTTCACCGCCGATGAAGGGGTGCGTGCCGAGACGACGGTCGAGGGGCTCGCGCAGCTCAAGCCGGCGTTTGCGAAGGACGGCACCATCACGGCCGGCTCGGCCTCGCAGATCTCCGACGGAGCGTGCGCCGTCGTCGTCATGTCGCGGGAGGCCGCCGAGCGTCACGGCGCGACTGTGCTGGCCGAGATCGGCTACCACGGCGTCGTCGCCGGCCCGGACGCCTCCCTGCAGGCGCAGCCGGCGAACGCGATCAACAAGGCGCTCGGGCGGGCGGGCCTCGGCGTCGCCGACCTCGACCTCGTCGAGATCAACGAGGCCTTCGCCGCGGTGGGGGTTCACTCCGCCAAGCTCCTCGACGTGGCGTGGGACAAGGTCAACGTCAACGGCGGGGCGATCGCGCTCGGCCATCCGATCGGCGCCTCGGGTGCTCGGCTCGCGCTGACGATGGCGCTCGAGCTGCGCCGGCGTGGTGGCGGCCTCGGTGCCGCCGCGCTTTGCGGCGGCGGCGGGCAGGGTGACGCGCTGCTGCTTCGCGTGCTCGCCTAG
- the mce gene encoding methylmalonyl-CoA epimerase, with translation MDAPLLTRIDHVGIACRDLESSIEFYVATFGLVVAGRETNETQGVKEAMLHVADAPGGASYVQLLEPLSPDTPVGKFLDSRGEGVHHIGYGVVDVTAALADLGGKDIRLIDERPRHGSLGASIAFLHPKSVGGVLTELVQTTH, from the coding sequence ATGGACGCACCCCTGCTCACCCGTATCGACCATGTCGGCATCGCCTGCCGGGACCTCGAGTCGAGCATCGAGTTCTACGTCGCGACGTTCGGTCTCGTTGTCGCCGGACGCGAGACGAACGAGACGCAGGGGGTGAAGGAGGCGATGCTGCACGTCGCCGACGCACCGGGCGGCGCGTCGTACGTTCAGCTGCTCGAGCCGCTTTCGCCCGACACCCCGGTCGGGAAGTTCCTCGACTCGCGCGGCGAGGGGGTGCACCACATCGGCTATGGCGTCGTCGACGTCACCGCGGCGCTCGCGGATCTCGGTGGCAAGGACATCAGGCTGATCGACGAGCGGCCCCGTCACGGCTCTCTCGGCGCCTCCATCGCGTTCCTTCACCCGAAAAGCGTCGGCGGCGTACTCACCGAGCTCGTCCAAACGACCCACTGA